The sequence below is a genomic window from Hyperolius riggenbachi isolate aHypRig1 chromosome 7, aHypRig1.pri, whole genome shotgun sequence.
ATAAAGCAATTGCCTGTTTAATCCATCTGGCAATTGTTGGCCTAGATGCTTGTTTGCCTCTAAATTTACCTGCGAATAGTACCAGTAAAGCATTAGATTTTCGCCATGACTTGGACCGCTGAAGATATTCGATTACACATCTTCTGACATCTAAAGAATGCAacttattttctttttgattAGATGGGTTGTTACAAAAAGATGGTAAAAAAATCTCCTGAGATCTGTGAAACTTGGAAGATACTTTAGGAAGAAAGGATACGTCTAGCCGTAGCGTAATCCTATCTTCACTGATAACACAATAAGGTTCATTTATTGAAAGAGCCTGTAGTTCTCCTATTCTTCTGGCAGTTGTTATTGCTAACAAAAAAGCAGTCTTTAGTGTCAATAGCTTATCAGATATATCAGAAATAGGCTCAAAGGGCAATTCACATAGAGCTTGCAACACCGTATTTAGGTCCCATGACGGAATCTTTGACTGGACAACTGGTCGAAGCCTCCTTGTTgccttaaaaaatctgaccacatATTCTTCCTCCGCTAATCTTCTCTCCAGGTAAACACTCAGAGCCGATACTTGTACTTTTAATGTGCTGATGCTAAGACCCTTTTGAAATCCACATTGTAGAAACTCCAGCACCGAATTTGAGTGTGATGTGTCCATCTCATTCTTCAAACACCAGGAGAGATATGTTTTCCAAGCCTTATGATATATCTGGCGTGTAACTTTTTTCCTACTCTGAATGAGTGTTTCTGATAAACTATTAGAGAAACCCTTGCTCTTTAATATCCTCCATTCAGGCTCCATGCCGAAAGCCGAAGAAGAGTCGGATTGGGATGAAACGCTGGGCCCTGGGTCAGTAGATCCTGTCGACATGGAAGGATCAGATGGTCTGAGGCTAAGCGCTGAAGTGGAGCAAACCAAGGTCTCTTGGGCCAGAAAGGAACAACCAGAATGACTTGTGCTTGGTCTCGCCATATCTTGTTCAAAACCCTCGAGATGAGATGTAGAGGGGGAAAGGCGTACATCTTGTGCTGGCTCCAGCTGATTGAGAATGCGTCCACTTCCCATGGATTGTCCTGTGGGCACAGGGAACAAAATAGAGGGCATTTCGTATTGATTCGTCTTGCAAACAGATCTACTTGTGGAGCCCCCCAGAGATTCGATatttcttgaaatatttgatcgtTTAGGCTCCATTCGTCTTGAGAGAGGTTCCATCTGCTTAAATAATCTGCTAGATAGTTGAGCGTCCCTTTCAGATGTACTGCTTTTAAGGAAAGTAGACTCTTTTCTGCCCAATGAAGAATCCTTGATGCTTGGGACCTTAAGACTCTGCTCTTCGTACCCCCCTGCCGGTTCAGGTAGGCCACTACTGTACTGTTGTCCGTACGAATAGTCACATGGGATTGGTGAATCTGAGTCTGGAATGCCTGAAGTGCTTCCCATACAGCTTGCAACTCCCTGCTGTTTGAAGATCGTTTGTGAAGATGTGCAGACCATTGACCTTGAGCAAGAAGAGTATTCAGATGTGCTCCCCAACCCCCGGAGCTTGCGTCTGTAGTTATTACAGTCTGGGTTGGAAAGTCCCAAAGATTTCCTCTGGAGAGATGATTTGCCTCCAGCCACCAAAGAAGAGAGTGCTTGACACTCCAAGGAATCTGAAACTTCTTGTCTAGGGAAGATAACCTCTTGTCCCATTTGGATAAAATCCAGCTTTGAAGTACTCTCGAATGAAGTTGACCCCATTGTACTGCAGGAAACGATGCTGTTAATAAGCCCAGTAGCGCCATAGCTTTTCTTAGAGAAATGATCTTCATTctctgaaaagaaagaacagaattTAGTAAAACAGTAGATTTCCTGGAAGGCAAAACAAGTGTTTTATTGCCAGTACAGATCACAAAGCCCAGGAACTCCATACTCTGCTGAGGTTTTAAAGAGGATTTCTCCCAGTTAATTACCCACCCAAGGGACTGAAGAAAATCAAGTGTGAACTCTGTTTGGAGATTTACTGAGTGGACAGAGGGACCCCAAAGAAGTAAATCGTCCAGGTAGGCCATAATCTGGATAGAGTCTAGTCTCAGGACAGCTAAAACTTCTGCCATAACTTTGGTAAATAGCCATGGGGCTGAAGATAAACCAAAGGGGAGGGCACTAAATTGGAAGTGTCTTACCTCTCCGTGTAGAACCACTGCGAACCTCAGGAATTGCTGTGATTCTAGGTGAATTGGCAGATGTAGGTAAGCGTCTTTGAGGTCTAGAGAGGTTAACCAACAGCCCTCTTGTAGCAGATTTATCACTGAGCGAATGTTGTCCATTCGGAATTTCCTGTAACGGACTGCCTTGTTTAATTTCTTCAGATTCAGGATAAACCTGTAGTTCCCTTGAGGCTTCTTTATCAGGAACACTGGAGAGTAAAATCCCAGACATTCCTGGCATCTTGGGACTTGTCTGATGACTCTTTTTTCTAGTAGAGAGTTTACTTCGTTTAGTAATGCCTGTGCCTGGTCTGGACTGCTTGGACAGGGAGTCACAAAGAACTGTGTCGGTGGGCGCTTGATAAATTCTATTTTGTATCCCTGTAAGATTATGTTTAACAACCAATTGTTCTGGAATGTCTCCTGCCATTTTTCGAAGAAATGGGCTAGTCTGCCGCCCACCGGTatcctggcgtcattgttttGTTGGAGGGTTTGGATTGGAGTAAGAGGGATTTCCTCTTGGCCGCTGCGTTCTATTTGGTACCCACTTCTTCTTCTGGATATTCTTATTTTCTGTTTCTTGTTTTCCTGAAGGACGAAAGGAACGATTGAAACGAAAATTTCTCCGCTTAACTGGaaaatttttctttttatctgcagatCTTTCCAAAGTCTCTTCCAACTTTGTTCCAAACAAGAGATTGCCTTCACAAGGAATTCCGCATAGTTTAGACTTGGAAGAGGTATCACCCTGCCAGGTTTTTACCCACACACCTCTCCTAGCAGAATTTACCAGAGCTGTTGTTCTAGCCGTTAGACGTACTGAGTCATCTGCTGCATCCGCCAGATAATTAGTGGCATGTAGGATCTTAGGGAAGGCATTCAATATTTCCTCTCTAGGGATGCCTGACGCAATCTGTGATTGGACTTCCATTATCCATAACTTTAGGGATCTAGCCACTGCAGTAGATGCTACCGAAGGCTTGAAGTTTAAAGAAGCTGCCTCCCATGCCCTTCTTAAGATGTTATCCATTTTCCTGTCAATTGGATCTTTTAGGCAACCGAAATCTTCAAATTGCAGATCCGACCTTCTGGACACTTTAGATAGTGAAGGGTCAAGTTTAGGTGAGGTCCCCCAAAACTTTTGATCTTCTGCGCTATATGGGTATCTCTTGGCCAAAGACTTAGGCCAAAAGGCTCTCTTTTCAGGATTGTCCCATTCTCTTTTAATGATGTCCTTAAGACTATTATGCACAGgaataaaggacatctgaggttcaGATAAAGTCTCATACATTTGATCTAAGGGTGTTAATGTTTTCTTTTCTGTAGCAATTCCCATTGCCATGTGCATGGCCTCTAACAGTTCTTTCATAAAGTCAGTGGAGAAAGCAAACCTATGGCATTTACTACTCTTTTCTTCCACATTATCTGTTTCAGAAGGTATTTCATCAAAAGAAGAAATTTCCATTTCTCCCTCGGATCTTTCTGATTCCTCTGAAAGCACAACGTCTAATTTCCTCTTCTTAGTCGGAGGGGTACCTTCAGGAGCCCGATCCGGCTGTTTAGTAGCCACAGAACCCGAGGGTCCCGGTAGGACTGTCAAACCTGCCCTTACTGGAGAGGTAGCTGAGCTTTTCATAGTCTCTACTGCTGAAGAGATTTCTGCTCTAATCCATCCTTTTAAATCTTTAAACATAGAAGGAGATTCATCTCTGACCACTTTATCTGTACAAGACTGACATAACATTTTAGATGAGGATGAAGACAAATGACCCTTGCAAACTGCACATTTCTTAGAAGGCTTATGAGATGCTTTAGCTTCAGAGCCTTTAGATTTATCAGTGTCAGTTTTATCAGGCTTGTTAGGGAGTTCTTTATCAGACTTAGTGTCCATCTTCCGGGTTTTAGGCTAAAATAAAACACAAAGAAAAAACCCCAATCAGCCTGATAACCCTCAATAATCAGCCAATATGAATCAAGGAACCACAATGATGCATACCAGAGAGGGTACGGAGCTTGACTCCACAGAGCCCTGGGAGGAAGATCCagaggcagcctccatagtcacagacacTGTAAAGAGTGACTAAGTTAGTTAAGTAAAATGTACCTGcccacagcataataacattatcCCTGGCTATCACCAGAGATCCTACCAGTCCAGAAGATTCCACAGCTTTCCAAGTGGTTACTGCAGCCTGCACGTCCGCTGTCCGGAGGAATCCGTGCTAAACGCTGCACTGGAGCGCACGCCGGGCCAGGAGACTTCCTGCTTCCGGCTTCTGGTCACGTGGGTGCCAATCACGTGATGCGCGGGCGGGACTTCCGGAATCCGTACGAACTTCCGCATCCTGGGGAAGGCTACAGCGTGCAGCGTGATCCCGCGCGAGGACAACTAGCCTGCGCAGCCAGGGAGATCACACAAGCAGCGGCTCCTGCAACTAGCATGGGTGGCCAGCCATATCCCCACACCtagcatcctgctggacaggataaCAACTGATGGGGTAAGCGGGAACTATGTtgtatatacctgtctaatccctatctaatctattatgcaaattcttatctagcttcctgtccagtgaattatggaaggagacaagtctcagggttgctgtcctgagacgttctgggaaagctttatggagatgaagatctcatttttcagcacgacctggcacctgctcacagtgccaaaaccactggtaaatggtttactgaccatggtattactgtgctcaattggcctgccaactctcctgacctgaaccccatagagaatatgtgggatattgtgaagagaaagttgagagacgcaagacccaacactctggatgagcttaaggccgctatcgaagcatcctgggcctccataaaacctgagcagtgccaaaggctgattgcctccatgccacgccgcattgaagaagtcatttctgcaaaaaggattcccaaccaagtattgagtgcataactgaacataattatttgaaggttgactttttttttattttaaaaacacttctcttttattggtcggaagaaatatgctaattttttgagataggaaaattgggttttcatgagctgtatgccaaaatcatcaataagaaaaacaataaaaggcttgaactacttcagttgtgtgtaatgaatctaaaatatatgaaagtctaatgtttatcagtacattacagaaaataatgaacattatcacaatatgcaaattttttgagaagatcctgtatattgtaCAGTCAGCACTGGGCATTTAGGAGTACTTTGGTGCTGCTggccagcttaaccacttgagattGTATGAAGCGAGTCATTTCCTAATTAGTACTTCTGCAGACTTCAGGACGGGTCACGTCCtgcactaagggcccatttccacttgtattTATAATGCGAGGCGATCGCCACATCGCCTCACATCTCCCCGCAGGTACTTCCGCTGCTGTCCGGATATCCAGATGTGGCATCATGCACTTCCCATTGGCGGTAATGGGGAATCGGATGCATGCTgctgaaaactgcagcatgctacccATAATTTTCCCCGCATCGCATTGTGCTGGATCGCATAGGTCAATTCgcgtcaatggaaactactcgaCATGATTCGGTTGCATTTTCCTTGTGGTGCGATGTGGTGATTGCATTGcaacgcgtgtagtggaaacgggaccCAAAAGTCGCCGCTGCCGAGTTTGATGCCGATGTCACCACTCATGCATGTGGGCGAAGCAGTTTAAAAGTGAATTATTATTGCTGTAAGCAAATAGCAGCAATTATtcattaagtaaaaaaaatgtaaagggaCCCGAGCAGTGCATAGAAAttaaaatctgcacttacctggggctttctccagcccccatgTAGCCCCGGAGGTCTCTCGGCATCCTTTGGGTCCCCTCCGTGGGCCAGCTAGTGGCTTCGTTAGGTTGACTACTTTGGCTGAAGTCaagagctactgcgcctgcacagcctgTCCGAGCACCTGACGCTATCACGCGCCTGTCACCATAAGCCTCCTGCACGGCTCAGTCTTtcgagaaccgcgcatgcgcaggaggcttacgACGATGGGGGCGTGATAGTGTTTGTTGCGGAGAtgggccgcgcaggtgcagtagctcaTGACTTCAGCCGAAGTAGGCAGCAGTatcacggaggggacccagaggacctaGCAGGCAATGGGGggatgaaggaagccccaggtaagtgcagattaTCATTTTTATGCACGGTTTAGGTTGGCAGTCTCACACTAAAAGATAAAGTGTGCACCCAACCCCCCTCAGAAGTGTAAATCCATAACCTAACTAATTAaacccttgtgtcacctatatcTGGCCATAAGATTCCTTGATACCAGACATGGCTGCCACCCGTAGCGAACAAATGCAATCACTAGAGTGATAGTTCTGTGTGGAGTCCAacattgtgtctgtacagcattggaaCCCCCAAACTGTGAACCCAAGCGATTTCATCCAATTGCTATAGATGCACAGGCAGGTGATAATGGTATGCTACATGCCCACTACTGATGAAATAAGACATATGTGATATTATTTTAACCGAGACAAATAAgctattttgaggtgttttataactgtggcacttgtcatgtgaaaattaggaagggcgAAAAATGAAAGTTTTGTGTTTTCTGCATTTACTGTAAAAATGCCTATAACATTAAACAatccttggaaaaaaatattacctaaagaaagcctagattgtcctgaaaaaaaaaatccaatatatagctgaaaaaaacaataatggcttaagtattaaaaaaaaaaagttattgctgcaTCATTAGTGATACAGCTGAAACGCCAATAATATCAggaatctaaaaaaaaacaggagTGCGAAATGGTTAAACAATTCTATAGTGACACATTTGGTTAAAGTAGATTCGTTTCATATCTAGCTGTTGCTTGCAATAGTATAATTCCTATTTTTATATGAAAGCACTAAAGGACAGAAGGTGTACAAAGTATTAGTTAAGAATGCCTACAGTACCATCACACCCAACTACAGGTAGGCTAAGTTTTAGAGAAACTGAATAACATTACAAAAGATACCACAATAATTTGATTACCTACATGAATATTGGAAACGTCTTTCTTATCTCATTCGAGTAAAGGAAGGAAGTTGCACTTGTGGTGTCATATCTACCAAAATACTTGAAAAGTCCAGCTGCATTTCAGTATTTTCCACTAGGTATGCCAGGACTTGCTTATAGGAGAACCCTCACAGGAAATAAGGTGTTTGATACATGCAAGGTACATCTTTGCTGCAGTAGTCAAATAAGATGTCAGGACTGCAGTTCATATTCGTTCCAAAATAACAAAAATCTATGCTATATTTATCCCTAAATCTGCGCTCCATAGTTTATTgttcactattttgtgtaccattgttcAATGCCGTATTGCCCCTGTGTAGCATTGTTTCACGTTGCAATGTCTCCCTTATCTATTGTACAGCGCAGCGTAGTatgtttataaataaagtttgatAATATTGCTGCTAGAGctaaaggctgcatttccacctcACACTAGCAGGAGCGTTGTTTGAGCTATTGAGCCATCCAAGCCAGAGCAGAGAACACCACACACGGCCCATCGTGCAGCTAAATTTCACGCTCATTCATAGTATTGAAAAGTGATTACTGGAAACCACATGCTATTTGGGACTTCTACACATCATTAACACAGAAGTGCCTTCTCTTCCCAGGACAGGGATATAAAATTACAGAAAAAGTACACATCCTGAAAATCTAATGCCTTTCTGAAACATTTTTTAGTTGTGGTTCAGTCCTCTAAGCAATTTAAACAGCAGTTTTTTTGAAAATCTGTGAGAACTCTTCTATGTTAGTACATGTAGTAGCCTCAAATCAAATAATCAATTCCTAttttccttaaaggaaacccgaagtgacatgtgacatgatgagatatacatgtgtatgtacagtgccaagtacacaaataactaggctgtgtgtatcaggtatgtaagtggctgactcagtcctgacaggaagcgactacattgtgacccgcactaataagaaattcccctttttacctctttcctgctctcaggagccattttctgctaggaaagtgtttttatagttggaatttcttattagtgagggtcacactgtagtcacttcctgtctgagtcaggactgagtcagccacttgcatacctgatatttaactctttcaggcagagaaagaaaaaaaggaccacagcatagttatttgtgtgcaaggcactgtacgtacccatgtctatctcatcatgtcacatgtcacttcgggtatcctttaagagcctCCTTTAAAACACAACTTACCTGTTAGGGCACCAACTTGGATCTCATACAcaaaatgacacacacacacacaaaaaaaaaaaaaaagcacagaccTCTTGTACAGTAATGATAACCTTATACAGTAACACCTGCGGGGTTATTACAAATGAAGGACCACCACTGAGTAAAACTGCACAGAGTACACATCTACCATATACTACTGCATGCACCACGGTTACAGTGgtgtgcaaaagtattcggcccccttgaagttttccacattttgtcacattactgccacaaacatgaatcaattttattggcattccatgtgaaagaccaatacaaagtggtgtacacgtgagaagtggaacgaaaataatacatgattccaaacattaaaaaataaataaataactgcaaagtggggtgtgcgtaattattcagcctcctttggtctgagtgcagtcagttgccagtagacattgcctgatgagtgctaatgactaaatagagtgcacctgtgtgtaatgtcagtacaaatacagctgctctgtgacagcctcagaggttgtccaagagaatattgggagcaacaacaccatgaagtcctaagaacacaccagacaggtcagggataaagttattgagaaatttaaagcaggcttaggctacaaaaagatttccaaagccttgaacatcccacggagcactgttcaagcaatcattggcctttatggaagagtggcaagaagaaaggcattgttaacagaaagcataagaagtcctgtttgcagtttgccacaagccatgtgggggacacagcaaacatgtggaagaatgtgctctggtccgatgagaccaaaatggaactttttggccaaaatgcaaaatgctatgctatgctaaactaacactgcacatcactctgaacacaccatccccactgtcaaatatggtggtggcagcatcatgctctgggggtgcttctattcagcagggacagggaagctggtcagagttgatgggaagatggatggagccaaatacagggcaagctTGGAAaaaaacttcttggagtctgcaaaagactttttAAACTGGggtagaggttcaccttccagcaggacaatgaccctaaacataaagccagggctacAATggaatatacgctatagcagcatagagggtgatatagcggctgggaacgcggaaaatcaatcGCGTTCCCAGCTAGTCGGCGGCTGTCACCAAACCTGGAAGTAGCCcctggcggggacaggaggatcggagcgaggctgcgagggcaccatacagcttcaaggGGCTgatggatgccccaggtgagtaaaaat
It includes:
- the LOC137525759 gene encoding uncharacterized protein produces the protein MAGDIPEQLVVKHNLTGIQNRIYQAPTDTVLCDSLSKQSRPGTGITKRSKLSTRKKSHQTSPKMPGMSGILLSSVPDKEASRELQVYPESEEIKQGSPLQEIPNGQHSLSDKSATRGLLVNLSRPQRRLPTSANSPRITAIPEVRSGSTRRENEDHFSKKSYGATGLINSIVSCSTMGSTSFESTSKLDFIQMGQEVIFPRQEVSDSLECQALSSLVAGGKSSLQRKSLGLSNPDCNNYRRKLRGLGSTSEYSSCSRSMVCTSSQTIFKQQGVASCMGSTSGIPDSDSPIPCDYSYGQQYSSGLPEPAGGYEEQSLKVPSIKDSSLGRKESTFLKSSTSERDAQLSSRLFKQMEPLSRRMEPKRSNISRNIESLGGSTSRSVCKTNQYEMPSILFPVPTGQSMGSGRILNQLEPAQDVRLSPSTSHLEGFEQDMARPSTSHSGCSFLAQETLVCSTSALSLRPSDPSMSTGSTDPGPSVSSQSDSSSAFGMEPEWRILKSKGFSNSLSETLIQSRKKVTRQIYHKAWKTYLSWCLKNEMDTSHSNSVLEFLQCGFQKGLSISTLKVQVSALSVYLERRLAEEEYVVRFFKATRRLRPVVQSKIPSWDLNTVLQALCELPFEPISDISDKLLTLKTAFLLAITTARRIGELQALSINEPYCVISEDRITLRLDVSFLPKVSSKFHRSQEIFLPSFCNNPSNQKENKLHSLDVRRCVIEYLQRSKSWRKSNALLVLFAGKFRGKQASRPTIARWIKQAIALSYFHQGKQLVSTIRAHSTRAVSTSWAERAGATIEQICKAATWSSHNTFVKHYKLDVLSNSDLCFGRKVLQAVVPP